TTGATTGGATCAAGCCCGACCTCATATGCAGCTTCGATGCCCTCAAGCACCTTCCGTACATCTCCACCCCGGGTAATCTTGGCATAGCGTTCTTTGTGCAGCGAATCAAGGCTGATATTAATCCGGGTAAGTCCTGCTTCTTTCAAAAGACGGGCTTTGGAAGATAACAAAAGCCCGTTCGTCGTAAGTGAAATATCTTGAATTCCTTCTATATCTGAAATCATGGCAACCAATGACTCCAGATCTTTACGGACGAGTGGTTCACCGCCGGTTAACCGTACTTTGGATACGCCCATAGGTGCGAGTACCCGCAGAACGGAAGCAATCTCTTCATAGCTCATAATCTCGTCATGCGGCTGAAACACCATGCCTTCTTCTGGCATGCAGTACACACATCGCAGATTACAGCGGTCCGTTACGGATATTCGGATATAGTCATGTATCCGCCCAAAGGAGTCCGTCAAAGGTTCAATCATCGGTTTCATCTATCGGAATCCCCTTTCCAGCTTGGCATGGTCACATTGTAGCGATTGCTGTAGCGGGAGTCAATGGAAGGGAGGTTAAAAAATATTGAATTTTGAACAGTTAAATTTGTTGTAAAAGCCGGAGCGTGTGAATTGTATCACAGAAAACGTTTACAAAGTTCATTATACTGAGCTTACAGGCACATGCTTCTCCCCTGAAAAGTGTGCCGCTCATAGAATAGCTGAACCATCCAAGTAAGGATGGTAAGCGTGTTTTCAAAATGATTTCCGAAATTTTCCGAAACTTTCGGAAATCATTTTTCATAAAATTACCCCATCCTAGAATCTTTTAAGATATAATGTGAAAGATATCAACATCCAACAAAGAGATCACCATTAGGAGGTTCGATATGACGATATCATCATCTGTTCGAACATTGGAGGTACCTGACGTCTGTCACAGGTGGTTGGAAAATCGAGGGACGATTTATCAGCTACTCACTGAATTTTTGGGCCACTGGCCTACACTGTCTTTAGTTGCACATTGGAGCCGCAGCAGCGGAATTGGTAAAGCGGCGGAGCTGACCCGCGGAGGACGCGAGCTCATGCAGTACTTGAGCGGTCGTTCACCGGAGGAACTCGTACGAATTTGCGAACGGGAAGGCGCAGAGTACCGCAGATTGCTGCAGCACTCGAAGCAGCGGCCGCTTGCAGAATCCCGTTATTCTCCTTATTCGTGCCGTGCACAGGATCTATCTGACTTTTACGCTTCAGCTGGAACCGCCTTTAAGAAAGTCAGCGGAGAGCCTGACGATCATATTGCGATCGAGCTTGAATTTATGACCATACTGCATGATCGCATGCTGAACAGTGCATACTGCGAGGACAGCATGCTGCGTCTGATAGATATACAGAAAAAATTTCTGGAAGAGCATCTACTCACCTGGACTCCAGCGATGTGCAGAGAGCTGAATGCTTCTACGATAAGCCCGCTTTACTTGGCGGTTTCACGTTTACTAGAAGAGTTCCTTGAATATGATTTGTCAATGCTCCGCACCTGGAAGCAGTCTTGTCTGGCTGCAGATGAGCCGGTCCGTGAAGTCGTGTTGGTGTAACAGAGAATAGCGATCAAGGTATATAAGGGCATGCTTTCCAGATGGAGAGCATGCCTTTTTTGTGTGTGGGGTGTAGAAGCAACGCTATATAAACACCAAAAAGGGGTAGCCTCCGCAGTCTAGTTCAGACCTTTGGAGGTAGCCCCTCTATGGAATGTAATTCTTTAAGCGTTACGTTAAGTGCTTGATTTAATCTTCGATCCGCTTTTTGCGGAACTTCATCAGGAATTCATACACAATAGGTACGACGACCAGCGTAAGCAGCGTTGAGCTGATCAAGCCGCCGATAACGGTAATGCCGAGTCCGCGGGAAATGATGCCTGCACTGCTCTCCCATCCGAACACAAGCGGGAGCAGAGCGCCAATCGTGGCGAGTGCGGTCATCAGAATCGGACGAAGGCGTGTCGCTCCGGCTTCAAGCAGCGCTTCGCGAGTAGACAAGCCATCACGTTCCTTGTGAATAACACGGTCGATCAATACGATAGCATTTGTCACAACGATACCGATCAGCATGAGTACACCCATCAGTGCGGATACGTCCAGCGTTACACCCGTAATGAGCAGGGCGATAATCACACCGATGACAATGAACGGAAGCGAGAACAGAATCGCAAACGGTGCGAGCGCACCACCGAAGGTGACAACGAGAACGAAGTACACGATGGCGATGGCTGCCAGCATAGCGAGCCCCAGCTGTCCGAAGGTGTCATTGATCTGTTCTGTAACTCCGCCGAAGCTAACAGATACACCCTCAGGGAGTTTCATCTCGTCCACTTTTGCTTGCAGGTTAGTGGAAGCAGTACCTACGTCGTTTGTAATCATATCAGCATTAACGGTAACGACCATCTTGCCGTCGATACGCATAATAGAGTCAGGTGATGTACCTTTTTCCACTTTTGCGACATCTTTGATCGGAATCTCCATTCCGAGCGGCGAAGTGATGGTTTCGTTTTGAATATCCTCGATACTCTTATATGTTTGACTGTCAGCTTCGATATACACTTTATATGATTTATTGTCGATTTTCACTTCAGTCAATACCGGACGCTCACGAACCGGGCTGAGCTTCATAGCCAGTTGTCCGGCAGTCAGGCCGAGCGAGCTGAGTTTCTCCTGATCGGCTACCAGTGTGTACTGTTCATAGGCTTTAGACAGGCTGGTTTTTGCATTTTCAAAGTTGGCGGTGTCTTTCTTAGCCAGTTCCAAAATGTCTTCAGCTACAGGCTTGATCTGCTCCAGTGTATCACCAAAGACATTGACGGTAAGCTGGCTTCCACCAAAGCCACCCATGTCCATACTGGACCATTGGCCTTCCGGAACTTGTTTCTCCAGTCCTTCCACCAGATCTTTCTTTACATCCTCAAAGTTTTTCGTATCTGGATCATACATGACATAGAACAATCCCGAATTGGCTGAACCCATACCGAGTGGGTTGCTGCCGCCGATGGAATATTGCATGCTTTGGACTCCATCTTGACCGAGAATGTATTTCTCGGCTTTCAATGCACGCTGCTCCACATCTTCCAGACGATCGCCTGGCTGAGGAGAGTAGGTAACCATCGCATATTTGTCCTCCTGCTCCGGCAGGAAGCTGACACCAACGAACTTGGTCAGGAACAAGCTGCCAACCAGAAGAACAATGGCAATTCCGAAAGTGATCAGTTTATGGTTCAGGGACCATCTCAGTACGGATTGATATCCGCGGGCAAGGGCGCCTGGTTTTTCATCATGATTATGCTTGTTCTTAAGTCCTTTGCGGAACATGGAGTGCGCCATTGCAGGCACGAGAGTGACCGCTACAACGAGAGAAGCGAGTAGGGCGAACACCATCGTCATGGCAAAAGGAATGAACAGTTCTCCAACCATGCCGCTGACAAGTACGAGCGGCAGGAACACCGCGATCGTAACAATCGTCGATGACAGGATAGGCGTAAACATTTCGCGGGTAGCCGCGCCAATGAGTTCACGACCTTTCAACTTCTCGCTCGAGAGCGACAATCGCCGATATATATTCTCGATAACGACGATAGAGTCATCGACTACCCGGCCGATTGCAACCGTCA
Above is a window of Paenibacillus uliginis N3/975 DNA encoding:
- a CDS encoding efflux RND transporter permease subunit, with amino-acid sequence MKGIINFSLRNKFAIWLLTIIIIFGGLYSGMTMKQETIPNINVPFLSVTAIYPGAAPEGVVQDVSKPLETRLRNVDGVKTVTSTSMENVSNLMVEFNYGADLDNATAAVREALNEVKLPDGVQKPQISKFSMSSMPVVSLSIANKEGTSLDELTRITENDIVPKLEDLDGVASLQVSGQFVNEVQLKFNQKKMDELGLTEDTVKGIVQGSALYAPLGLFEMEQSQKAVAVDGGIIGIDDLKNIAIPVMPVSGSNATGAGSPAAGGTPAAGAGSPAAGGTPAAGAGSPAAGGTPAAGADGGANAGSAGQNAGQPPAAGQQAPGTSPQAGTPNGLDSFGIPTVKLGEIADIEVIGKAESISRTNGKESIGVQVVKANDANTVDVVNSVKDKAEELKELYPGMDLTIMLDQGKPIEDSVHTMLFKALYGALFAVIIIMIFLRNIRSTIISIISIPLSLLIAVLCLQQMDITLNMMSLGAMTVAIGRVVDDSIVVIENIYRRLSLSSEKLKGRELIGAATREMFTPILSSTIVTIAVFLPLVLVSGMVGELFIPFAMTMVFALLASLVVAVTLVPAMAHSMFRKGLKNKHNHDEKPGALARGYQSVLRWSLNHKLITFGIAIVLLVGSLFLTKFVGVSFLPEQEDKYAMVTYSPQPGDRLEDVEQRALKAEKYILGQDGVQSMQYSIGGSNPLGMGSANSGLFYVMYDPDTKNFEDVKKDLVEGLEKQVPEGQWSSMDMGGFGGSQLTVNVFGDTLEQIKPVAEDILELAKKDTANFENAKTSLSKAYEQYTLVADQEKLSSLGLTAGQLAMKLSPVRERPVLTEVKIDNKSYKVYIEADSQTYKSIEDIQNETITSPLGMEIPIKDVAKVEKGTSPDSIMRIDGKMVVTVNADMITNDVGTASTNLQAKVDEMKLPEGVSVSFGGVTEQINDTFGQLGLAMLAAIAIVYFVLVVTFGGALAPFAILFSLPFIVIGVIIALLITGVTLDVSALMGVLMLIGIVVTNAIVLIDRVIHKERDGLSTREALLEAGATRLRPILMTALATIGALLPLVFGWESSAGIISRGLGITVIGGLISSTLLTLVVVPIVYEFLMKFRKKRIED
- a CDS encoding TorD/DmsD family molecular chaperone, producing MTISSSVRTLEVPDVCHRWLENRGTIYQLLTEFLGHWPTLSLVAHWSRSSGIGKAAELTRGGRELMQYLSGRSPEELVRICEREGAEYRRLLQHSKQRPLAESRYSPYSCRAQDLSDFYASAGTAFKKVSGEPDDHIAIELEFMTILHDRMLNSAYCEDSMLRLIDIQKKFLEEHLLTWTPAMCRELNASTISPLYLAVSRLLEEFLEYDLSMLRTWKQSCLAADEPVREVVLV